A window of Coregonus clupeaformis isolate EN_2021a unplaced genomic scaffold, ASM2061545v1 scaf0176, whole genome shotgun sequence contains these coding sequences:
- the LOC121574702 gene encoding zinc finger protein 883-like codes for MAESETECDTPGLDTLGSECVIAHSQVDLHYAAETEIMTEEKRGLELEIHGADLAKIEGLTAVACVDAIVTETDHDYVTKLDHHGEIQCFTMGGEGKGEALLGEVLLKTETEHVVKVESDHVGGELTVESENGMVIHEAHGLQCNECGEIFGSMADLHQHFEIHKATNPYICVHCGESFAVESSLKQHMKIHMKEKAYATTGVEMVGKGVIDAFNLKSHQMIHTPEKPHRCSECGKSFAAAITLREHMKMHSEDKPYKCTQCRKSFIRRRHLKKHQELHAREKPFTCSQCGKGFTTSSNLKQHQRTHAGDKPHRCTQCGKCFAAASTLREHQRIHSGEKPYKCNQCRKSFVRKRHLKKHQQVHSGGKPYSCSQCDKSFNHSSSLSRHHKVHLEARIYSSPPQGKAFSYGSTMKQQARLHQGGGRGSGDKPYSCNHCDKGFNHSSSLSRHQRVHSEGKSYTCGHCGKRFNHSSSLSRHQRVHQEEKQQQVQQQVVVQQQYSAVPSTKGFPHTTILKQRILASEKPYRCSQCGKGFNHSSSLSRHHRIHIDQ; via the coding sequence ATGGCTGAGTCAGAGACTGAGTGTGACACACCCGGCCTTGACACGCTGGGGTCGGAGTGTGTCATCGCCCACAGCCAGGTTGACCTGCACTATGCGGCCGAGACGGAGATCATGACCGAGGAGAAACGCGGCCTGGAACTGGAGATCCACGGGGCCGACCTGGCCAAGATCGAAGGGCTCACCGCTGTGGCCTGTGTGGACGCCATCGTTACAGAGACGGACCACGACTACGTGACCAAGTTGGACCACCATGGGGAGATCCAGTGCTTCACCATGGGGGGCGAGGGCAAGGGGGAGGCACTGCTGGGAGAGGTGCTGTTAAAAACCGAGACGGAGCATGTGGTTAAGGTGGAGTCCGACCACGTGGGCGGCGAGCTGACGGTGGAGTCCGAGAACGGCATGGTGATCCACGAGGCCCATGGCCTGCAGTGCAACGAGTGCGGAGAGATCTTCGGCAGCATGGCTGACCTGCACCAGCACTTCGAGATCCACAAGGCCACCAACCCTTACATCTGCGTGCACTGCGGTGAGAGCTTTGCCGTGGAGTCGAGCCTCAAGCAGCACATGAAGATCCACATGAAAGAgaaagcctacgccaccacaggCGTGGAGATGGTGGGCAAAGGGGTGATCGACGCTTTCAACCTCAAGTCTCACCAGATGATCCACACCCCGGAGAAGCCCCACCGTTGCTCCGAGTGCGGCAAGAGCTTTGCGGCAGCCATCACCCTGCGGGAGCATATGAAGATGCACTCGGAGGACAAGCCATATAAGTGCACCCAGTGCAGGAAGAGCTTCATCCGCCGGCGCCACCTCAAGAAGCACCAGGAGCTCCACGCCAGGGAGAAGCCCTTCACCTGTTCACAGTGTGGAAAGGGCTTCACCACGTCCTCCAACCTGAAGCAGCACCAGAGGACCCACGCAGGGGACAAGCCCCACCGCTGCACGCAGTGCGGGAAGTGCTTTGCTGCTGCCTCCACCCTGCGGGAGCACCAGCGGATCCACTCTGGGGAGAAGCCCTACAAGTGCAACCAGTGCAGGAAGAGCTTTGTCCGCAAGCGCCACCTCAAGAAGCACCAGCAGGTCCACTCTGGCGGTAAACCCTACTCCTGCTCCCAGTGTGACAAGAGCTTTAACCACTCCTCTTCGCTCTCCCGGCACCACAAGGTCCACCTGGAGGCCCgcatctactcctctcctccccagggCAAGGCCTTCTCCTACGGGTCCACTATGAAGCAGCAGGCAAGGCTGCACCAGGGGGGAGGCAGAGGCTCGGGGGACAAACCGTACAGCTGCAACCACTGCGACAAGGGCTTCAATCATTCCTCCTCCCTATCCCGCCACCAAAGAGTGCACTCGGAGGGGAAGAGCTACACCTGCGGCCACTGTGGGAAGAGGTTCAACCACTCCTCTTCCCTGTCCAGGCACCAGCGTGTTCACCAAGAGGAGAAGCAGCAGCAGGTGCAGCAGCAGGTGGTGGTGCAGCAACAGTACAGCGCTGTGCCCTCGACAAAGGGATTCCCCCACACCACCATCCTCAAACAGCGCATCCTGGCCAGCGAGAAGCCATACAGGTGCTCCCAGTGTGGCAAAGGCTTCAACCATTCATCTTCTCTCTCCAGGCATCATAGGATCCACATAGACCAGTGA